The Paenibacillus antri genomic sequence AATTGTCTCATCGAAGTTGCAGTCGGAGAATCGGGACGGCGCTCGCGCTCATCCTGACGTTAGGGGCGGCGCTGGCCGCATGTTCGTTCGGGGGCGCGGCGGACGAGCCGGAAGAAGAAGAGAGCGCGACGATTAAAGTGATGTATTGGGACGAGCGGGCGTTCTATCAACAGTTCGGGAACTTGTTCATGATGCAGCACCCGAATATCGAGCTCGAGGTCGTCTCGACGCAAGGCATGTACAGTCCCGATACGAACCCGATCGACGCGCTGCGAAAGCTGATCGAAGAGGAGCAGCCGGATGTCCTGCTCATTAACGAATATTTCTTCGATCCGCTGTTCCAAGACGGTCTGTTGTACGAGCTCGAGACGTTGGTCGCTCAAGACGAAGGCTGGGTCGAGGGGATGCTGCCGACGGCGTTGGACAAGCTTCGGACTCTTGGGAACGGGAAGCTGTACGGTCTCGCGCCGAGCTTCTCCAGCAAAGCGATCTTCTATAACAAGTCGATGTTCGAAGCCTACGGCATCGCTCCGCCGACCGACGGCATGACGTGGGACGAGTTGATCGCGAAAGCCGAGCTGTTCCCGACCGACGGCGAAGCGGACGAGAGGGTGTACGGCTTAGACGCGTTCGGCGGCGCCGGCGTCGGCGGTTTTCTGCAGCTGGGCAGGGAGCAGGGACTGCAGTTTCTCGACGTGAACGCGAAGAAGGTCACGCTCGACACCGATGCATGGCGACGCGTCGCGGAGACGGCCCTGCGATTATCCTCCTCGAAAGCGATGTACGCGCCGGACCCGTTCAACCCGCAAATGGGCCAAACGTACGAGGATCACCTGCGCATGGATTTGTTTTTGACCGGACGGCTCGCGATGAAGCTTAGTTATTCGTATTATTTGCAAGAGTTGGCCGAAGGCATGAATCGGCTGGAGGAGGCCGCCGAGCTCGATTGGGACGTCGTGACGGAACCGATCAAGGCGGATGCGCCGAACGAGACGTCGTCGTTCCAATTCAACGACATCTTCGCGATTCATGCCCGCTCGACGAACGTGGACGCGGCATGGGCGTTCGTCAAGTTCATCCATTCCGACGAGTTTACGAAAGCGACGTCCCGGTTTCCGGTCGTGAGCGGACTGCCGATCCGGACGGAATATATCCGGAACGAAGAGGGCAAACGCCTCGAAGCGTTTTATGCGCTGTCGCCGAGCTCGGAGCGGCAGTCGATTCCGGGGATCGAACGGATTCCTTCCGGGTTCGACGCGGCGTTCTACCCGATGATGGAGAAGCATTGGACGGCGTTGACGAAGGAAGAAACGACGATCGACGAGGCGCTCGCTTTCATGGAGACGGAAGGGCAAGCGGCGTTGGATGCCGCGTTCGCCAACGAAGGAGAAGGAACGGAATGACCGGCGGCCGGGGCGCGCAACGCGCTCCGGCTGTTTTTCTATTCACAAACAAAATAAATATATGTTGGTGAAATCTTGACCTACATCAAACATCGGTGTATATTGTTTGTGTGGTGGCAAACAGATATAAACCACGTAGGGAGAGTGTAAAAGGTGGATTTGGAACGGCAGTTTTGGAACGCAAGCCCCGAAGAGCTGAAGCGCGGGTACGGCACGTATCCGGAACAAGGCGGTCACCGCTGCCTCGTCTGCGGCGAGTTCGCCGAATTCGGGCGGGTGTTCCCGATCGGCGAACACTGGTACGACGCGGAAGCGTACATGAAGCGGCACATCGCGGCGGCGCATAAGTCGATGTTCGAGTATTTACTGTCGCTCGACAAGAAGTGGACCGGACTGACGGACGTGCAGCGGGAAGTGCTTCAGCTGTTCTACGAAGGGCGCAGCGACGCGGACACGGCCAAGACGCTGGGAAGCAAGCCGGCGACGGTGCGGTATCACCGGTTTCATCTTCGGGAGAAAGAGAAGCAGGCCAAGGTGTTCCTCGCGTTGATGGCGCTGCTCGACGAGCGGCCGAAGGCGAATGCGGACGCGGGCGACAGCGAGCAAGAGGAGTTCGTCCCGATTCACCGGACCGCGACGACGATCGACGAACGGTACGCCATGACCGCGGAAGAGAACGCCAAGGTGTTGAAGACGTACTTCCCGTACGGCCTCGAAGGACCGCTCAAGGAGTTCCCGTCCAAGGAGAAGCGGAAGATCGCCGTGCTGCGCCACCTGATGACGCGATTCGAACGCAATCGGGTGTACTCGGAGAAGGAAGTGAACGCGGTGCTGAAAGACGCGTTCTCGGATTATGTGACGCTGCGCCGATACATGATCGAGTACGGCTTCATGGATCGCAAGGACGACGGCAGCGAATACTGGGCGAAGGGAGAAGCGATGCATGGATAAGGAAAGGAAGAAGGCGTTGGCCGCGGAATACGTGCTCTCGGAACGGCCTGCCGGCGTGTTTCGGCTCGTGCACGTCGAGAGCGGCAAATCTTTCGTCGGAACGGCGCCGGACGTGAACGCGATGAAAAATCGGCTCCTGTTCCAGCTGAAGATGGGATCCAATTGGATCAAGCCGTTGCAGAACGATTGGAACGAGTACGGCGAGGACGCGTTCCGCTATGAAGTGTTGGAGCTGTTTACACCGCCGGAGGACGGCATGTACAATTTGAAGAAAGAGCTGGAACGGATGGAGTTCGAATGGCTCGAACGGTTGCAGCCGTACGGAGATAAAGGGTACAACAAACCGCCGCACGATTCCTAATCGGGGCCGCCCCCGCAGACGTCGACAACGTCCGCGAGGGCGGCCCCTCCTTCGTTACGGGACGCCGCAGGCGCAGTTGAGGACCGGCCGCCGCGCCGCGGTCGCTTCGTCCAACCGCCTGACGTCCGTCGTATACGGCGCGTTCTTGACGAGCTCCGGGTCCGACTTCGCTTCCTCGACGATCCGAAGCAGCGTATCGGCGAACGCGTCGAGCGTCTCTTTGCTTTCGGTTTCCGTCGGCTCGATCATGAGGCACTCCTCGATATTGATCGGGAAGTAGATCGTCGGCGGATGGTATCCGAAGTCGAGCAGTCGCTTCGCGACGTCCAACGTCCGCACGCCGGTCGACGTCTTCAGCGACTTCGCCGATAACACGAATTCGTGCTTGCAGATTCGGTCGAACGGCACGTCGAACGCGGACGCCAGACGGCGGAACAAGTAGTTCGCGTTCAACACGGCGAGCTCGGAGACGCGGCGCAGGCCGTCCGGACCGTACGTGCGAATATAAGCGTACGCGCGGACCAGGATGCCGAAGTTGCCGTAATACCCCTTCACGCGGCCGATCGAGGCCGGGCGGTCGTAATCGAAACCATACGTTCCGTCCTCGCGACGCTCGACCGTCGGGATCGGGAGGAACGGCGCGAGATGCGCCTTCACCCCGACCGGGCCCGCGCCGGGACCGCCGCCCCCGTGCGGCGTGCTCATCGTTTTGTGCAGATTCAAGTGCACGACGTCGAACCCCATGTCGCCGGGACGCGCGATGCCGAGGATGGCGTTCGAATTCGCGCCGTCGTAATACAACAACCCCCCGGCGTCGTGCACGATCGATGCGATCTCTTCGATATGCTCTTCGAACAGGCCGAGCGTATTCGGGTTCGTCAGCATGAGCGCCGCCGTGTCGTCGCCGACCGCCGCTCGCAGCGCGTCGAGATCGACGAGGCCCCGGTCGTTCGACGGGATCGTCACCGTCTCGTAGCCGGCCGCCGTCGCGCTGGCCGGGTTCGTGCCGTGGGACGAGTCCGGCACGATCACCTTCGTGCGCGTCTCGCCGCGGCTTTCGTGGTACGCCCGGATAAGCATGAGGCCGGTGAACTCCCCGTGCGCGCCGGCCGCCGGCTGCAGCGTCACCCGGTCCATGCCGGTCACCGCCGCGAGGTCTCGCTGCAGCGCGTATAGAAGCTCGAGCGCGCCTTGCATCGACGATTCCGGCTGGTACGGATGGATGCGGGCGAAGCCGGGGTACCGCGCGACGTCTTCGTTCAGCTTCGGATTGTATTTCATCGTGCAGGAGCCTAAGGGATAGAAGCCGTTGTCGACGCCGAAGTTCCGCCGCGACAACGCCGTATAATGACGGATGACGTCGACCTCGTATACCTCCG encodes the following:
- a CDS encoding ABC transporter substrate-binding protein, with protein sequence MSHRSCSRRIGTALALILTLGAALAACSFGGAADEPEEEESATIKVMYWDERAFYQQFGNLFMMQHPNIELEVVSTQGMYSPDTNPIDALRKLIEEEQPDVLLINEYFFDPLFQDGLLYELETLVAQDEGWVEGMLPTALDKLRTLGNGKLYGLAPSFSSKAIFYNKSMFEAYGIAPPTDGMTWDELIAKAELFPTDGEADERVYGLDAFGGAGVGGFLQLGREQGLQFLDVNAKKVTLDTDAWRRVAETALRLSSSKAMYAPDPFNPQMGQTYEDHLRMDLFLTGRLAMKLSYSYYLQELAEGMNRLEEAAELDWDVVTEPIKADAPNETSSFQFNDIFAIHARSTNVDAAWAFVKFIHSDEFTKATSRFPVVSGLPIRTEYIRNEEGKRLEAFYALSPSSERQSIPGIERIPSGFDAAFYPMMEKHWTALTKEETTIDEALAFMETEGQAALDAAFANEGEGTE
- a CDS encoding DUF2087 domain-containing protein; the protein is MDLERQFWNASPEELKRGYGTYPEQGGHRCLVCGEFAEFGRVFPIGEHWYDAEAYMKRHIAAAHKSMFEYLLSLDKKWTGLTDVQREVLQLFYEGRSDADTAKTLGSKPATVRYHRFHLREKEKQAKVFLALMALLDERPKANADAGDSEQEEFVPIHRTATTIDERYAMTAEENAKVLKTYFPYGLEGPLKEFPSKEKRKIAVLRHLMTRFERNRVYSEKEVNAVLKDAFSDYVTLRRYMIEYGFMDRKDDGSEYWAKGEAMHG
- a CDS encoding GIY-YIG nuclease family protein — translated: MDKERKKALAAEYVLSERPAGVFRLVHVESGKSFVGTAPDVNAMKNRLLFQLKMGSNWIKPLQNDWNEYGEDAFRYEVLELFTPPEDGMYNLKKELERMEFEWLERLQPYGDKGYNKPPHDS
- the gcvPB gene encoding aminomethyl-transferring glycine dehydrogenase subunit GcvPB → MTDMPLIFERSAPGRVAYSLPACDVPETPLDEWIPASLLRPEPPALPEVYEVDVIRHYTALSRRNFGVDNGFYPLGSCTMKYNPKLNEDVARYPGFARIHPYQPESSMQGALELLYALQRDLAAVTGMDRVTLQPAAGAHGEFTGLMLIRAYHESRGETRTKVIVPDSSHGTNPASATAAGYETVTIPSNDRGLVDLDALRAAVGDDTAALMLTNPNTLGLFEEHIEEIASIVHDAGGLLYYDGANSNAILGIARPGDMGFDVVHLNLHKTMSTPHGGGGPGAGPVGVKAHLAPFLPIPTVERREDGTYGFDYDRPASIGRVKGYYGNFGILVRAYAYIRTYGPDGLRRVSELAVLNANYLFRRLASAFDVPFDRICKHEFVLSAKSLKTSTGVRTLDVAKRLLDFGYHPPTIYFPINIEECLMIEPTETESKETLDAFADTLLRIVEEAKSDPELVKNAPYTTDVRRLDEATAARRPVLNCACGVP